A window of the Methyloprofundus sp. genome harbors these coding sequences:
- a CDS encoding membrane fusion protein, multidrug efflux system, with the protein MFSQIIQQSIFMLLFITLTACQEEVKVIEQVRALKTLTIAAKADGHQRQFSGIVKATNSSALSFEVGGKVQEVKVDIGDLVKKGQVLATLDKEPYRLDVQAAEADLATAHSDYKNKAQQFTRVDELEKKGWASKSEWDRALAVRDTAKNQISFTNSKLKLAKRDLRLTVLVAPFDGSIAARTIDAFVKVLPGQKLFEINAKGSMDVEFDIPETIIGKVQLGMPISIKLPTLKGEVTSTGEITFIGAEAGIANAFPAKAIMINPPEFIKPGMTADIDLKLSNENAKSGYLIPLSAILAGDDVSLGYVFIYQPATSTVIKTAIEASREMSTSNMIEVIKGISAGDIIAVAGVSYLYDGQQVKLMTP; encoded by the coding sequence ATGTTTAGCCAAATTATCCAACAATCTATTTTCATGCTTTTGTTTATTACCTTAACTGCTTGCCAAGAAGAAGTTAAGGTTATTGAGCAAGTAAGAGCATTAAAAACCCTGACTATCGCAGCAAAAGCGGATGGTCATCAACGACAGTTTTCCGGGATTGTCAAAGCAACTAATTCTTCAGCATTAAGTTTTGAAGTTGGGGGTAAAGTTCAAGAGGTAAAAGTTGATATTGGTGACTTGGTCAAAAAGGGGCAAGTATTAGCCACCTTAGATAAAGAACCGTATAGGTTAGATGTGCAAGCCGCAGAAGCTGATTTAGCGACAGCACATTCTGATTATAAAAATAAAGCTCAGCAATTCACCCGAGTTGATGAGCTGGAGAAAAAAGGTTGGGCCAGTAAGTCTGAATGGGATCGAGCATTAGCAGTGCGTGATACCGCTAAAAATCAGATTAGCTTCACTAATTCAAAGCTTAAATTAGCTAAACGCGACCTACGTTTAACCGTGTTAGTAGCTCCTTTTGATGGCAGTATTGCCGCACGTACAATTGATGCTTTTGTTAAAGTGCTTCCTGGCCAAAAATTATTTGAAATTAATGCTAAAGGCTCTATGGATGTTGAATTTGATATTCCTGAAACCATTATTGGCAAAGTGCAATTAGGTATGCCTATTAGCATTAAGCTACCTACCTTAAAAGGCGAAGTAACCAGTACAGGCGAAATTACTTTTATTGGTGCTGAAGCAGGTATTGCAAACGCTTTCCCTGCTAAAGCAATCATGATTAACCCACCTGAGTTTATTAAACCCGGGATGACCGCTGATATAGATTTGAAACTAAGTAATGAAAACGCTAAATCAGGATATTTAATTCCATTGTCTGCCATTTTAGCTGGAGATGATGTTAGTTTGGGCTATGTCTTTATCTACCAGCCTGCGACTTCAACAGTGATAAAAACAGCGATTGAAGCATCCAGGGAGATGTCGACCTCCAATATGATAGAGGTTATCAAAGGCATTTCAGCAGGCGACATCATTGCTGTTGCTGGGGTTAGTTACCTTTATGATGGTCAGCAAGTCAAGCTGATGACACCTTAA
- a CDS encoding polysaccharide biosynthesis transport protein: MLPQVEIIPNQPQYNRASSGLPPKRNSRRLIVFIITLLLSSALSLGYVYSHPALYRSFANLLTVAPTAIDKQSSEADIQHVAIQRQILTGQELLTETLARLKNALGEHYMTDSHALATELSITELRNMLTVQATPETNLVELAAISYQADILAPLINSWTDVYLERRAEEIRLTTGVTIDALYQELSGLQAKIIIKRDELEHFREVNNITSLGRENIFENQSLARFKGLTKSLNDASEKSVQAKARLSAVKSSIAAGKIVVPKEDQRQMQTQGKRLQELREQLAEVEKRYTPNYLALNPTLTVLPQQIKELEQQIRQKRNYGKSIVLAQAEQDYAAAKQSLRTIKQQLATHKHTAREFSTKFSEHEALLSDMEGLELLQRTTQERLAQIEAKQAEKFPQVKIIERAFLPHEPFSPDYQRDSIIAMVGSIFLSLFCVWLVDFLTRQEQHKPEISISGVNMYATPAPDLINNQQKIAEQLPQNQTQSIPQAQTKMLEYPIPKELTANDLNNLLDVADNKAKQLIALLLSGMSLAESCTLNKEHIDFNAGTLAVIGESTRTLSLNPALIALFKNSEPCPAWLKSQEISVATLEAILLCTAVDAGLPDPQSITAASLTQTYAIYLVKQGMRLAELEKIIGYTEPQALLQYGHYSPERRGLPIADVNLLHPILARLSA; encoded by the coding sequence ATGCTGCCTCAAGTTGAAATAATTCCCAACCAACCTCAATACAACCGAGCCAGTTCAGGTTTACCTCCTAAACGCAATTCACGCCGGTTAATTGTTTTTATTATAACCCTGCTACTCAGTAGCGCACTGAGTCTTGGCTATGTTTATAGCCACCCTGCCCTTTATCGCAGCTTCGCAAACCTATTAACTGTTGCCCCGACCGCGATAGACAAACAAAGTAGCGAAGCGGATATCCAACACGTTGCTATTCAAAGACAGATACTGACTGGACAAGAACTGCTGACCGAAACGCTAGCGCGGTTAAAAAATGCACTAGGTGAGCACTACATGACTGATAGCCATGCATTGGCAACAGAGCTCAGCATTACCGAATTACGCAATATGCTCACTGTGCAGGCAACCCCTGAAACTAACTTGGTGGAACTGGCAGCCATAAGTTACCAAGCAGACATATTAGCACCTCTGATTAATAGCTGGACTGATGTCTATTTAGAGCGGCGTGCTGAGGAAATCAGATTAACAACAGGTGTCACGATAGATGCTTTATATCAGGAACTATCTGGACTACAAGCCAAAATTATTATTAAAAGAGATGAGCTAGAGCATTTTAGAGAAGTGAATAATATCACCTCTTTAGGGCGTGAAAATATTTTTGAAAATCAATCTTTGGCACGCTTTAAAGGCTTAACCAAGTCTCTTAATGATGCCAGTGAAAAGTCTGTACAAGCTAAAGCACGCTTGAGTGCAGTCAAAAGCTCCATTGCTGCAGGTAAAATTGTAGTGCCCAAAGAAGACCAACGCCAAATGCAAACACAGGGTAAACGCTTACAAGAATTACGTGAACAATTAGCGGAAGTCGAAAAACGCTATACGCCTAATTATTTAGCACTTAACCCTACACTGACGGTACTGCCACAACAAATTAAAGAACTGGAACAACAAATCCGCCAAAAACGTAATTATGGTAAAAGTATCGTTTTAGCGCAAGCAGAACAAGATTACGCAGCAGCAAAACAGTCATTACGCACAATAAAACAACAACTAGCCACTCATAAACACACCGCTAGAGAGTTCAGTACTAAATTTTCAGAGCATGAAGCTTTGCTCAGTGATATGGAAGGCTTAGAGTTATTGCAGCGCACTACCCAAGAACGGCTAGCCCAAATTGAAGCTAAACAAGCAGAAAAATTTCCACAAGTAAAAATTATTGAACGTGCATTCTTGCCACATGAACCTTTCAGTCCTGATTATCAAAGAGACAGCATCATTGCAATGGTTGGCTCTATTTTCTTAAGCCTTTTTTGTGTATGGCTGGTTGATTTCTTAACTCGTCAAGAACAACATAAACCTGAAATTTCAATTTCAGGCGTTAATATGTATGCAACACCCGCACCCGACTTAATTAACAACCAGCAAAAAATAGCTGAGCAGTTACCACAAAATCAAACACAATCCATACCTCAGGCACAAACTAAAATGCTGGAGTACCCAATCCCCAAAGAACTGACTGCCAATGACCTTAATAACTTGCTAGATGTTGCTGATAATAAAGCCAAACAGCTAATAGCCTTACTACTAAGCGGTATGTCATTAGCTGAAAGTTGTACTCTAAACAAGGAACATATTGATTTTAATGCAGGCACTCTTGCTGTTATCGGAGAAAGTACACGCACTTTGTCATTAAACCCTGCTTTAATCGCCTTATTCAAAAATAGTGAGCCTTGCCCTGCTTGGCTAAAAAGCCAAGAAATATCAGTAGCCACTTTAGAAGCTATTCTACTTTGTACTGCAGTTGATGCAGGTCTACCCGATCCGCAAAGTATTACTGCGGCTTCTTTAACACAGACATATGCCATATATCTGGTAAAACAAGGTATGCGCTTAGCAGAACTTGAAAAAATTATCGGCTATACAGAGCCACAAGCACTCTTACAATATGGTCATTATTCACCAGAAAGAAGAGGCTTACCTATTGCGGATGTTAATTTATTGCACCCAATATTAGCCAGGCTCTCTGCATAA
- a CDS encoding multidrug efflux pump — translation MNIAQFALNNSRLTILSLIFTVLAGIFIYLDYPKQEDPSIVIREAVVTAYYPGMSTARVEDLITRKLEEKIREIGEVKEITSDSKTGTSIVHVILKDEYSELQPIWQDLRNKMGDVAPELPAGTLGPFVEDEFGLVSIATIALKSDGFSMAEMRQVARDLRDRLYVLKGTQKVELYGIQEERIYLEFSNTKLAKLGLTPNIIRDTLIAQNILLPGGKIDANGQEVNVEPSGNFNDVSAIESVMLPIPGTDKVTPLRDVVTIIRDYVDPPQKPVYYNGKPSIIISVSIMEGVGVNSVEYGERLTQKVQELEQDLPIGYELEFATYQPDLVEIAVSGAVTNLIQTLIIVLTVVIVFLGLRTGLIVGSFVPMAMLLGLIIMSFMDIELQRMSIASMIIALGMLVDNGIVVAEDIRSRMEAGQERLEAVLESGNSLAVPLLTSSLTTILAFAPMLFANGGTGEYTLSLAQVVTIVLLASWFLAMYMTPAMCFWFMQVKPIAEGATPPDPYQGKFYQYYQNFLKTVLNNRFVIIIALVLAMLGAGFLFRFVPVEFFPAGDRNQFLVYVDNPAGTRSNKTAEGIEQLTAWMNDKAINPEISSTIAYVGAGGPRFFLSLSPMDPDPHLAFVVVNTETNQQVDVMVQRVRSYMLEHMPEARGRVKAMWLGATETGLIEIRIKGPDDKILQAKAQKLLDKLYSIPGTLDIEQDWENKLWKIEVQIHQDRARRAGITSQEIADSLSVYLDGKTISDYREGDTIIPIIGRGLASERRQIYNVRSINVYSNARKTNVPLSQIADIIPVTEPSRIKRFDQERTITVSAKHQVLKAAQIISELQPTLDNLDLPRGYHWEMGGEIENAVEAQGYLFEYMPICFLLIAVLLVWQFNSFRRASIILITIPLTFIGAVLGLLIMNAPFGFMVILGLLSLAGIIINNGIVLLDRIEIEANSGKNLYQAILGAAIARFRPILMTTLTTILGLLPLILSKDPLFYGMACVIAFGLLVGTILTLVVVPVLYSLFMRVEIPKQA, via the coding sequence ATGAATATTGCCCAGTTTGCACTGAACAACTCTAGGTTAACCATACTGTCGCTGATCTTTACGGTCTTGGCAGGTATCTTTATTTATCTGGATTACCCAAAACAGGAAGACCCTTCTATTGTCATTCGAGAAGCAGTGGTGACTGCTTATTACCCTGGAATGTCCACAGCACGGGTCGAAGATTTAATCACTCGAAAACTCGAAGAAAAAATTCGCGAAATTGGTGAAGTAAAAGAAATTACCTCCGATTCAAAAACAGGCACTTCGATAGTGCATGTTATTTTAAAAGATGAATATTCCGAGCTGCAGCCCATTTGGCAAGATTTACGTAATAAAATGGGCGATGTTGCCCCTGAGTTACCAGCAGGTACTTTAGGGCCTTTTGTTGAAGATGAGTTTGGTTTGGTCTCTATTGCCACCATTGCGTTAAAAAGTGATGGTTTTTCGATGGCGGAAATGCGGCAAGTGGCTCGTGATCTGCGTGACCGCTTATATGTACTTAAAGGCACCCAAAAAGTTGAGCTGTATGGCATTCAAGAAGAGCGTATTTATTTAGAATTTTCTAACACCAAATTAGCCAAGCTTGGTTTAACACCAAATATTATTCGTGACACCTTAATTGCACAAAATATCTTGCTACCTGGCGGTAAAATTGATGCCAATGGCCAAGAAGTCAACGTTGAACCTTCGGGAAATTTTAACGATGTTTCTGCCATTGAGTCAGTAATGCTGCCAATACCAGGTACTGATAAAGTGACACCATTGCGCGATGTGGTCACCATTATTCGTGATTATGTAGATCCACCGCAAAAGCCAGTTTATTACAATGGTAAGCCCAGCATCATTATTAGTGTCTCCATTATGGAGGGTGTGGGCGTTAATAGTGTTGAGTATGGTGAGCGTTTAACGCAAAAAGTTCAAGAACTAGAGCAAGACCTCCCTATTGGTTATGAACTTGAGTTTGCTACCTATCAACCTGATTTGGTTGAAATTGCAGTATCGGGAGCGGTCACTAACCTTATTCAGACTTTAATCATTGTCTTAACGGTTGTGATTGTCTTTTTAGGCCTACGCACCGGGCTTATTGTTGGTTCTTTTGTACCCATGGCCATGTTATTAGGCTTGATTATCATGTCATTCATGGATATTGAATTGCAACGCATGTCGATTGCTTCGATGATTATCGCGTTAGGCATGTTGGTTGATAATGGCATCGTGGTGGCAGAAGATATTCGTAGCCGCATGGAGGCAGGGCAAGAACGTTTAGAAGCAGTACTGGAATCTGGTAACTCTCTTGCAGTTCCGTTATTAACCTCCTCACTCACCACTATATTGGCTTTTGCCCCTATGCTATTTGCTAACGGTGGCACGGGCGAATACACCTTATCACTGGCGCAAGTTGTCACCATCGTTTTATTAGCCTCGTGGTTTCTGGCCATGTATATGACACCTGCGATGTGTTTCTGGTTCATGCAGGTTAAACCCATTGCAGAAGGTGCTACACCGCCAGACCCGTATCAAGGCAAGTTTTATCAATATTATCAAAACTTCCTCAAAACAGTCTTAAATAACCGTTTTGTGATTATTATTGCTTTAGTTTTGGCCATGCTAGGAGCAGGCTTCCTATTTCGTTTTGTACCCGTTGAGTTTTTCCCTGCTGGTGACCGTAACCAATTCTTGGTTTATGTCGATAACCCTGCCGGAACACGTTCTAATAAAACCGCTGAGGGCATCGAGCAATTAACAGCTTGGATGAATGATAAAGCGATTAACCCTGAGATCAGCAGTACCATTGCTTATGTTGGTGCAGGTGGCCCGCGATTTTTCCTTTCTTTATCACCTATGGATCCAGATCCGCATTTAGCCTTTGTGGTAGTGAATACAGAAACCAACCAACAAGTCGACGTAATGGTGCAACGAGTGCGTAGCTATATGCTAGAGCATATGCCAGAAGCGCGTGGGCGTGTTAAAGCGATGTGGCTAGGTGCAACAGAAACTGGTTTGATAGAAATTCGTATCAAAGGCCCTGATGATAAAATTTTGCAAGCAAAAGCCCAGAAATTATTGGACAAGCTATATTCTATTCCAGGTACTTTAGATATCGAGCAAGACTGGGAAAATAAACTCTGGAAAATAGAGGTGCAAATTCACCAAGATAGAGCACGACGCGCGGGCATTACCTCACAAGAAATTGCTGATTCGCTGAGTGTTTATCTCGATGGTAAAACCATTAGTGATTACCGCGAAGGTGATACGATTATTCCTATAATAGGACGTGGTCTCGCCTCAGAGCGTAGACAAATTTATAATGTGCGCTCTATTAATGTGTATTCCAATGCCCGAAAAACCAATGTGCCGCTGTCACAAATTGCCGACATTATTCCTGTTACCGAGCCGAGTCGTATTAAGCGTTTTGATCAAGAGCGCACCATCACGGTAAGTGCCAAGCATCAAGTTCTGAAGGCAGCACAAATAATCAGTGAACTGCAACCTACACTAGATAACTTAGATTTACCCAGAGGCTATCATTGGGAAATGGGCGGTGAAATAGAAAATGCTGTAGAAGCACAGGGATATTTATTTGAATATATGCCGATTTGCTTCTTATTAATTGCTGTTTTATTAGTTTGGCAATTTAACTCCTTTCGCCGAGCCAGCATTATTTTGATTACCATTCCACTCACTTTTATTGGTGCCGTTCTTGGGCTATTGATCATGAATGCCCCATTTGGTTTTATGGTAATTTTAGGCTTACTGAGTCTGGCTGGGATTATTATTAATAACGGTATTGTGCTACTGGATCGTATTGAAATTGAAGCTAATTCAGGTAAAAACCTGTACCAAGCTATCTTAGGAGCCGCTATTGCACGTTTTCGACCTATTTTAATGACGACCTTAACCACCATTTTAGGTTTATTACCGCTCATTCTTTCTAAAGATCCATTATTTTATGGCATGGCTTGTGTGATCGCTTTTGGTTTATTAGTCGGTACGATACTGACTTTAGTGGTTGTGCCTGTGCTATATTCATTATTTATGCGTGTGGAAATACCTAAACAGGCTTAA
- a CDS encoding sulfide:quinone oxidoreductase, which translates to MLIYKASDIYHCNYVVNMSLIVKPYKTQGYIKEKININNFDMVFLIDTTENIMAKIVVLGAGIGGVPMAYEMKEMVNNDHEVVVISDSPTFHFVPSNPWVPPKWRTPEELKIELAPIFKKKGIEFIQKAATKVDPENNQVHLDDGSAVDYDYLIIATGPRLAFDEVEGLGPEGHTSSVCHVDHAAVAAQDWDKFMENPGPIVVGAVQGASCFGPAYEYLMILEAELRKRKIRDQVPMTLVTSEPYVGHLGLGGVGDTKGMLESALRDKTINWITNAKVDKIEAGMMFVTEVDEKGADKEKHELPFKHSMMLPAFTGIDAVRHSGAEGLTNPRGFVLTDEFQRNPTFKNIYSVGVCVALAPVGKTPLPVGTPKTGYMIESMVTATAHNIRDELAGKEPSDKPSLNALCLADMGDTGIAFLAVPQIPPRNTTWSQQGKWVHLAKIGFEKYFMRKIRKGISEPYYEKMILKFMGVVRLK; encoded by the coding sequence ATGCTAATATATAAAGCAAGTGATATTTATCATTGCAATTATGTAGTGAATATGTCACTGATTGTTAAACCCTATAAAACACAGGGCTATATCAAAGAAAAAATAAATATAAATAATTTTGATATGGTTTTTTTAATTGATACAACGGAGAATATCATGGCTAAAATAGTCGTCTTAGGTGCAGGAATTGGCGGTGTGCCAATGGCTTACGAAATGAAAGAAATGGTCAATAATGATCATGAAGTAGTTGTTATTTCTGATTCACCTACTTTTCATTTTGTCCCATCAAACCCTTGGGTGCCACCCAAATGGCGCACCCCTGAAGAGCTAAAAATTGAACTAGCACCTATTTTTAAGAAAAAAGGGATTGAGTTTATTCAAAAGGCAGCGACCAAAGTTGATCCTGAAAATAACCAAGTTCACCTAGATGATGGTTCTGCAGTTGATTACGACTATTTAATTATAGCAACAGGCCCAAGATTAGCATTTGATGAAGTCGAAGGTCTAGGCCCAGAAGGGCATACATCCTCAGTTTGTCATGTAGACCATGCCGCAGTCGCTGCGCAAGACTGGGATAAATTCATGGAAAATCCTGGCCCAATTGTGGTCGGAGCAGTGCAGGGTGCTTCTTGTTTTGGCCCTGCTTATGAATATCTAATGATTCTGGAAGCAGAATTACGTAAGCGTAAAATTCGTGATCAAGTGCCTATGACTTTAGTCACTTCAGAGCCATATGTCGGTCATTTAGGGTTAGGCGGCGTAGGTGACACCAAAGGCATGTTAGAAAGTGCATTGCGTGATAAAACCATAAACTGGATAACAAACGCTAAAGTCGATAAAATCGAAGCAGGCATGATGTTTGTTACTGAAGTAGATGAAAAGGGTGCTGATAAAGAAAAGCATGAATTACCATTCAAACACTCCATGATGCTACCAGCCTTTACAGGTATTGATGCGGTTCGCCATAGTGGTGCTGAAGGACTAACAAACCCACGTGGCTTTGTACTCACTGATGAGTTTCAGCGTAACCCAACCTTTAAAAATATCTACTCTGTTGGTGTGTGTGTGGCATTAGCACCAGTAGGTAAAACGCCACTACCTGTCGGCACACCTAAAACAGGTTATATGATCGAATCAATGGTGACTGCAACCGCTCATAATATCCGTGATGAACTGGCAGGTAAAGAGCCATCTGATAAACCAAGTTTAAATGCACTGTGTCTTGCTGATATGGGGGATACCGGTATTGCATTCTTGGCCGTGCCACAAATCCCACCACGTAATACAACTTGGTCACAACAAGGTAAATGGGTACATTTAGCAAAAATCGGTTTTGAAAAATACTTTATGCGTAAAATTCGTAAAGGTATCAGCGAGCCGTATTATGAAAAAATGATTCTTAAATTTATGGGCGTAGTACGTCTAAAATAG
- a CDS encoding transposase, IS4 family, protein MVLMMRKSVKSVQNVVNEAMSWLDLPPVTASAYSQARYKLKHTAFIELNQTAIVETVYGGDGDYHKFWGFRVLAIDGSKVVLPNTEDVREEFGTISYSNGKDSEIIGQHPYALASVLYDVLNRVAIDARLGRARAYEIDLAVEHLAHTQAKDLLTMDRNYPSYRMLAELTQSRRDYVIRCSAASFAVARKMLKGEGKESQTATLKPCAEQMSIIRKLGLPVSLKVRFVRVKLSTGENEVLVTSLHNEKYYPSADFAELYYLRWGIETFYGLLKTRLGLENFTGTQAEAVKQDFHSSVYLTGLESILTDAAQKQLDAKETKYPQIVNRSVSFNAIKNHAFDLLLGDTETNFIEEKLTALFLTNPTIERKHRNPPRKKSSARRLLNFHKRQKKHCF, encoded by the coding sequence ATGGTCTTAATGATGAGAAAAAGTGTTAAATCAGTGCAAAATGTAGTGAATGAAGCGATGAGCTGGCTAGATTTACCACCTGTAACGGCCAGTGCTTATTCGCAAGCACGTTATAAGCTTAAGCACACTGCATTTATAGAACTCAACCAAACCGCTATAGTTGAAACGGTGTATGGTGGTGATGGCGACTATCATAAATTCTGGGGTTTTCGGGTCTTGGCAATTGATGGTTCAAAAGTTGTTTTGCCGAATACAGAAGATGTCCGAGAAGAATTTGGCACGATTTCTTATTCAAATGGCAAGGATAGTGAAATAATAGGGCAGCATCCCTATGCACTCGCCTCGGTGCTCTATGATGTATTGAATCGAGTGGCAATTGATGCACGTTTGGGCAGAGCGAGAGCTTATGAAATTGATTTGGCGGTTGAGCATTTAGCTCATACACAAGCAAAAGATTTGTTGACGATGGACAGGAACTACCCATCTTATCGAATGCTGGCTGAATTGACTCAATCTCGGAGAGATTATGTTATTCGTTGTTCGGCGGCCTCGTTTGCAGTAGCAAGAAAAATGCTAAAAGGTGAAGGAAAAGAAAGCCAAACGGCAACACTTAAGCCTTGTGCTGAGCAAATGTCCATTATTCGTAAATTAGGCCTACCTGTTTCACTTAAGGTACGCTTTGTACGGGTTAAGTTGAGTACTGGTGAAAATGAAGTTTTAGTGACTTCCTTACATAATGAAAAGTACTATCCGAGTGCTGATTTTGCTGAGCTATATTATTTGCGCTGGGGAATTGAAACCTTTTATGGGTTGTTAAAAACTCGGTTAGGGCTGGAAAATTTTACGGGAACTCAGGCAGAGGCAGTGAAGCAGGATTTTCATTCAAGTGTATATTTAACGGGGCTTGAGTCAATATTAACGGATGCTGCACAGAAACAACTAGATGCCAAAGAAACAAAATACCCACAGATCGTTAACCGCTCGGTATCGTTTAATGCCATCAAAAATCATGCGTTCGATTTATTGCTTGGAGACACTGAGACCAACTTCATAGAGGAAAAGCTGACGGCACTATTTTTAACTAATCCCACCATTGAACGAAAGCACCGCAACCCGCCTCGTAAAAAATCATCTGCGAGGCGCTTGCTGAATTTTCATAAGCGGCAGAAAAAGCATTGTTTTTAA